From the Teredinibacter turnerae T7901 genome, one window contains:
- a CDS encoding LysE family translocator, with translation MLTFCLAASITPGPNTLMLMTSSLNHGVARSWPHFWGVILGFNFMLATIALGLGAVFTAYPMAHQIIKILGGAYLLYLAWKIATSSGLNEEKSRSEPLTFWQAVLFQWLNPKAWIISIGAVASFTQVGDFIAQFLRLLVVFFTIGTASMLVWLFFGALLNRLIHNDRVLKRFNIAMGLLLAVSIVPMLGVV, from the coding sequence ATGCTAACGTTCTGCCTGGCAGCCTCCATTACACCAGGCCCGAATACCTTAATGTTAATGACCTCAAGTCTCAATCACGGTGTGGCCCGCAGTTGGCCGCACTTTTGGGGGGTTATTCTCGGTTTTAATTTTATGCTTGCCACCATCGCTCTAGGCCTGGGCGCGGTGTTTACGGCTTATCCCATGGCCCATCAAATCATTAAAATTTTGGGGGGTGCGTATTTGTTATATCTCGCCTGGAAAATTGCTACGTCAAGCGGATTAAACGAAGAAAAAAGCCGAAGCGAGCCGCTCACTTTTTGGCAAGCGGTGTTATTTCAATGGTTGAATCCCAAAGCCTGGATTATTTCCATAGGCGCTGTAGCGTCGTTTACCCAGGTAGGTGATTTTATTGCACAGTTTCTGCGCTTGCTGGTGGTGTTTTTTACGATTGGTACGGCGAGCATGTTGGTCTGGCTGTTTTTCGGCGCCTTGCTAAATCGATTAATTCATAATGATAGAGTTTTAAAGCGATTTAATATTGCGATGGGGCTATTGCTTGCGGTATCGATAGTGCCGATGCTGGGTGTCGTTTAG